The following coding sequences lie in one Tichowtungia aerotolerans genomic window:
- a CDS encoding polysaccharide lyase family 8 super-sandwich domain-containing protein — MTGKVILWVGLIAASAFAAPVKFSQVVFQDSFDSYETGSALPDKGGWTRVEAKPGRETYAEIREEAGRKILQVRDNGNAALRVVAKNIPGLDSKLVRFSADIMEPDNGLDGSLAIKFGIGEASAKEGAVTVGGIRVDGEKLRPAGSGIYVFGQWFHIDAYFNETSEGMEYIGPDGSTSFLGSGLMDLWVNGQLAAGNTLQDRTVESLTAIRSFRIETFSSSSQEVWFDNIEIAVPSDQKVIIEAPVKLSIYEPRVYAPVNLSSSQIVAEQQRIKQRYTQFLIGTDQTFIGKFGAEVAAGFFDRIEGPIAKAMAFDYSKDAGETFHIFENDPGYKEEFGVYSQILQQFVLALAYGYTVNIPDSPYYKNPDVLAAYLKCLDYLYGRGVRDGMTFHYNVHRMHMDGAPQPENGAGNIVKMELRMGAYCQSVLLMEPYFKDTPAFRKAHALVRHLEMLGKTSGHVRYYDPYVAPPAFKYLAQSDAMQNYGDTTLVSALLETDPQRIADMLLETKRIYSDSLSVVPGWADTIKPDFTGFHHRGIYGNAYTGGFIPQAAFGVYLLSGTPYEVRPESVENVKKLIKTYRTYCQKYSMPFGIRGRMPENTHNINTQVFPGILIYASSLGLDDDEMKAVFGRLWDLDQVTLEFLFNGGRGKIFRGMYCLDMLRQLDALAPSAEPDPNGFWFKPYGGLAIHRRADWMAAVKGYSKYIWDYENGKRLENIYGQYFSHGSFTLFTEGDPVSDIASGYDLRRGWDWYRMPGTTAVHFPIEPRGTLEHRQFSPETFLGGVSVDGQNGLFSMILNQEKFGDGTEIDLKAKKSIFFVDDTILLLGSGISGGDGKHAVETTLFQSVLPDGSAYAVPDGVLTDPAGNTYLVKSGKLKSRVGRQDSYLDNGKTKTSGNVAVAWIDHGLAPKNASYEAAIGVRGAELAPYEVLCADDRMHHVRFPQQGIDAYAIFQPLEKMLPNIGTVDEPCLIMTRETSDGIELSLANPDIGLLPKDAPMPTFNWFSEDDNQYLPAQPRPVELTLNGKWHLTGSPEKVKMVSQKKGKTVLRFDCLNGMDIHVKLVKGE; from the coding sequence ATGACAGGTAAAGTGATTTTATGGGTCGGGTTGATAGCAGCATCGGCATTCGCTGCGCCAGTCAAATTCTCGCAGGTGGTTTTTCAGGACAGTTTTGATTCATATGAAACCGGTTCTGCGCTTCCGGATAAAGGCGGATGGACCCGTGTGGAGGCAAAGCCCGGACGGGAAACCTATGCGGAAATTCGCGAAGAAGCCGGAAGAAAAATTCTGCAGGTTCGGGACAACGGAAACGCCGCGTTGAGGGTTGTTGCCAAAAACATCCCCGGACTGGATTCGAAACTGGTGCGCTTCAGCGCCGATATCATGGAGCCGGACAACGGCCTTGACGGGTCGCTTGCCATCAAATTCGGTATCGGTGAAGCCTCGGCCAAGGAGGGGGCGGTAACCGTGGGCGGAATCCGTGTCGACGGGGAGAAACTGCGTCCCGCCGGCTCTGGAATCTACGTGTTCGGACAATGGTTTCATATCGATGCCTATTTTAATGAAACATCGGAAGGCATGGAATATATCGGGCCGGATGGCAGTACATCTTTTCTTGGATCCGGCCTGATGGATCTGTGGGTGAACGGCCAGCTGGCCGCAGGTAATACATTACAGGACCGTACGGTTGAGAGTCTCACAGCCATCAGAAGTTTCCGGATCGAGACTTTTTCGTCGTCTTCCCAGGAGGTCTGGTTCGACAATATCGAGATCGCGGTTCCGTCTGACCAGAAAGTGATCATCGAAGCGCCGGTCAAGCTGTCGATCTATGAGCCGCGGGTCTATGCGCCGGTTAATCTTTCGTCTTCGCAGATCGTTGCCGAGCAGCAGCGTATCAAGCAGCGGTATACACAGTTCCTGATCGGAACAGACCAAACTTTTATCGGAAAATTCGGAGCCGAGGTCGCGGCGGGTTTCTTTGACCGGATTGAGGGGCCGATTGCCAAAGCCATGGCCTTTGATTACTCCAAAGACGCAGGGGAAACCTTTCATATTTTTGAAAACGATCCGGGATATAAAGAGGAGTTTGGCGTCTACTCCCAGATCCTTCAGCAGTTTGTGCTCGCGCTGGCCTACGGGTATACCGTCAACATTCCGGACAGCCCGTATTACAAAAACCCGGACGTACTCGCCGCCTACCTGAAATGTCTGGATTATCTTTACGGACGCGGCGTGCGCGATGGAATGACCTTTCACTACAATGTACATCGCATGCATATGGACGGTGCGCCGCAGCCGGAAAACGGTGCGGGCAACATCGTTAAAATGGAGCTGCGCATGGGTGCTTACTGCCAGTCCGTGCTGCTGATGGAGCCGTACTTCAAGGATACGCCTGCCTTCAGGAAGGCTCATGCGTTGGTTCGCCACCTCGAAATGCTGGGCAAAACCTCCGGTCATGTCCGCTACTACGATCCCTATGTCGCGCCGCCTGCTTTCAAATATCTTGCGCAGTCCGATGCCATGCAGAACTACGGCGATACGACGCTTGTTTCTGCGCTGCTTGAAACCGACCCGCAACGCATTGCCGATATGCTGCTTGAAACAAAACGTATCTATTCGGACTCGCTCAGTGTCGTTCCCGGCTGGGCCGACACCATCAAGCCCGACTTTACCGGTTTTCATCATCGCGGCATCTATGGCAATGCCTACACCGGCGGCTTTATTCCGCAGGCAGCCTTCGGCGTGTACCTTCTTTCCGGTACCCCCTATGAAGTGCGCCCAGAGTCTGTTGAAAACGTTAAAAAGCTCATCAAGACCTACCGGACCTATTGCCAGAAATATTCCATGCCGTTTGGCATTCGCGGCCGTATGCCCGAAAATACCCACAATATCAACACGCAGGTCTTTCCCGGCATTCTCATCTATGCTTCTTCGCTCGGGCTCGATGACGATGAAATGAAAGCGGTCTTCGGGCGCCTGTGGGATCTCGACCAGGTCACCCTCGAGTTCCTCTTTAACGGCGGGCGCGGAAAGATTTTCCGGGGCATGTACTGTCTCGACATGCTTCGCCAGCTCGATGCACTGGCTCCTTCTGCCGAGCCCGACCCCAACGGCTTCTGGTTCAAACCTTACGGTGGACTCGCCATTCACCGGCGCGCCGACTGGATGGCTGCAGTCAAAGGCTACAGCAAATACATTTGGGACTATGAAAACGGAAAAAGACTCGAAAACATATACGGACAGTATTTCAGCCACGGTTCTTTTACGCTGTTTACCGAAGGCGACCCCGTCAGCGATATCGCCAGCGGTTACGACCTCCGCAGAGGCTGGGACTGGTACCGTATGCCCGGCACCACCGCAGTCCATTTTCCCATTGAGCCGCGCGGTACTCTCGAGCATCGACAGTTCAGCCCCGAGACTTTTCTGGGCGGGGTCTCTGTCGACGGGCAGAACGGTTTGTTCAGCATGATCCTCAACCAGGAAAAATTCGGTGACGGAACAGAAATCGACCTGAAAGCCAAAAAGAGCATCTTCTTTGTGGATGACACCATCCTTCTGCTCGGCTCCGGTATTTCCGGCGGCGACGGAAAGCACGCCGTGGAAACCACGCTGTTTCAGTCCGTGCTTCCCGACGGCTCTGCTTACGCTGTTCCCGACGGGGTGTTGACCGATCCGGCAGGCAATACGTATCTTGTTAAATCCGGCAAACTGAAGAGTCGGGTCGGAAGACAGGATTCCTATCTCGACAACGGCAAAACCAAAACCTCCGGCAACGTTGCCGTCGCATGGATCGACCACGGCCTCGCGCCGAAAAACGCCTCCTACGAAGCCGCCATCGGTGTGCGCGGCGCAGAGCTCGCGCCGTACGAAGTGCTTTGTGCCGACGACCGGATGCATCACGTCCGCTTCCCGCAGCAGGGCATCGATGCCTACGCGATTTTCCAACCCCTGGAAAAAATGCTTCCAAACATTGGAACGGTTGATGAGCCCTGCCTGATCATGACCCGGGAAACTTCCGACGGCATCGAACTTTCGCTCGCCAATCCCGATATCGGACTGCTTCCAAAAGATGCTCCGATGCCCACCTTCAACTGGTTCAGCGAAGACGACAACCAGTATCTTCCCGCTCAGCCGCGGCCTGTCGAACTCACGCTCAACGGCAAATGGCATCTGACGGGATCTCCGGAGAAAGTGAAAATGGTTTCTCAGAAAAAAGGAAAAACCGTTCTTCGCTTCGACTGTCTCAACGGCATGGATATCCACGTAAAACTTGTCAAAGGCGAGTGA
- a CDS encoding mucoidy inhibitor MuiA family protein produces the protein MKMWFIVLGIFAAAVGIRADIVADSTIKEVTVFRDRAAVTRIATVSLQAGSNRVRFENLPDRTAPHSLQAVGRGKAVLADVQFKAESFESIPDEARRALYARRDELQIRMTGLEDTLARLKKQKDFLDQISQKVTFTAAREGELELDPAKWDQMLTLYADRSAQYDSELRKTEADKTALRKELDKVEADIREAGYNANRKKILAELELLADQPGDVTVELTYMVSGPTWAPGYDVRVDTKAQKMAVSYYGNIRQSTGEDWNNVQLSLSTANPGLGGQHPELKPWRIDEQRPRTYGSSARLSKSRAPMKQMFEGSMDNVMALAEKAEFEPPPTMEVRKAEVESGAGAVVFVIRGDSSIAADNVSHRVSVSQDAFGVALRYSTVPKLSPVAYLKAKAVNHLNYPLLPGRANVFLNDSFITESSIELIAPQEEFWTFLGADEGVKVEHKLVKRYRSTEGLTGRTTRYQFVYEIELHNTHSVAEDVVVWDQIPMSGSENIEVKLVEPRIAKDSERIKINEDNFIEWHYVLKPNQKVTIPFEFYVDAPAGTDIDGLGNLNFSRQ, from the coding sequence ATGAAAATGTGGTTTATTGTTCTGGGGATTTTTGCGGCAGCAGTTGGCATCCGAGCCGATATCGTTGCGGACTCAACCATTAAAGAGGTGACGGTGTTCCGGGACCGTGCCGCGGTAACCCGCATAGCGACCGTTTCGCTCCAGGCCGGATCCAACCGGGTTCGTTTTGAGAATCTGCCGGATCGCACCGCTCCCCACAGTCTTCAGGCGGTAGGGCGCGGCAAGGCTGTGCTGGCCGATGTCCAGTTCAAGGCTGAAAGTTTTGAATCCATTCCGGATGAAGCCCGCAGGGCGCTCTATGCCCGGCGCGATGAGTTGCAGATCCGCATGACCGGGCTGGAGGACACGCTGGCCCGGCTCAAAAAGCAGAAAGATTTTCTCGATCAGATCAGCCAGAAAGTCACCTTCACCGCCGCGCGCGAAGGCGAGCTCGAACTCGACCCGGCCAAGTGGGATCAGATGCTTACGCTCTACGCCGACCGCAGCGCGCAGTACGATTCCGAACTTCGGAAAACTGAAGCCGACAAAACAGCGCTCCGCAAAGAACTCGATAAAGTCGAGGCCGATATCCGCGAAGCAGGCTACAACGCCAACCGCAAAAAAATCCTGGCAGAGCTCGAGCTGCTGGCCGATCAGCCCGGCGACGTGACCGTTGAACTGACCTATATGGTTTCCGGTCCGACCTGGGCCCCCGGCTATGATGTGCGGGTCGATACGAAAGCCCAGAAAATGGCCGTTTCCTATTACGGCAATATTCGTCAGTCCACCGGCGAAGACTGGAACAACGTGCAGCTCAGTCTTTCGACAGCCAACCCCGGCCTCGGCGGGCAGCACCCGGAACTCAAACCGTGGCGGATCGATGAACAGCGGCCGCGCACGTACGGTTCATCTGCTCGTCTCAGTAAATCACGCGCTCCTATGAAACAAATGTTTGAAGGATCGATGGATAATGTGATGGCATTGGCTGAGAAAGCTGAGTTTGAGCCGCCCCCCACGATGGAGGTCCGGAAGGCGGAGGTGGAATCCGGAGCCGGAGCTGTTGTTTTTGTGATCCGTGGTGACAGCTCTATTGCCGCCGACAACGTATCGCATCGTGTTTCTGTTTCTCAGGATGCCTTTGGTGTAGCCCTGCGCTATTCCACCGTGCCGAAGCTTTCGCCGGTGGCATATCTCAAAGCCAAAGCGGTAAATCATCTGAATTATCCACTGCTGCCCGGCCGGGCGAACGTGTTCCTGAATGACAGCTTCATTACGGAATCCAGTATAGAACTGATTGCTCCGCAGGAAGAATTCTGGACCTTCCTCGGCGCGGATGAAGGCGTGAAAGTGGAGCACAAACTGGTCAAACGCTATCGCAGCACCGAAGGCCTCACCGGACGCACAACGCGCTACCAGTTTGTCTACGAAATTGAACTGCACAATACGCATTCTGTCGCCGAAGACGTTGTCGTATGGGATCAGATTCCGATGTCCGGTTCGGAAAATATCGAAGTGAAGCTGGTTGAGCCCAGAATTGCGAAAGACAGCGAGCGGATTAAAATCAACGAAGACAACTTTATCGAATGGCATTACGTTCTGAAGCCCAACCAGAAAGTCACCATTCCGTTTGAGTTCTACGTGGATGCCCCCGCCGGCACCGACATCGATGGTCTCGGCAACCTGAACTTCAGCAGGCAGTAG
- a CDS encoding sodium:solute symporter family transporter, with the protein MNAINLAVLLAYLTVMVWIGLRFAGRQKTANDFFLAGRNMPWLAVAMSMYASLTSAVTYMGLPGLAYRSNVTLLAVAIVSPLLAPILIFLFYPVYRKLNITTSYEYIGIRFGPVARKTAAALFLLARLGWMATVIYAPAMALSIATGLPLLASILLMGLLATLYTVAGGLAAVLWTDVVQFVMLIGGAIFVAGVLCVKHPDGMSGILSFAHSHDHLQLDGSLSLWRMTLTGVAISFFFQMMQDYGTDQVTVQRLLSTKTKGGMARAIAFNAGVDFCIISLLLFIGLGLFAYYELNPGLLPETISGDKIFPHFIISALPSGISGLLIAAIFAAAMSSMDSGINSMATVVVHDFIGEGKRPVHRARIVTAVLGGLATGLSVMLFFVAKAEGIIKTFATFMGLFSAPVLALFLFGLLTKRGSFKAWLPAAVIGIIFTFWLQRTEVSWIWYFPFGFAATFVQSVLFSSISAGFSPDPRPSGL; encoded by the coding sequence ATGAATGCAATCAACCTCGCCGTTCTTCTCGCATACCTGACCGTGATGGTCTGGATCGGACTGCGCTTCGCAGGGCGGCAGAAAACTGCCAATGACTTCTTTCTGGCGGGCCGCAATATGCCGTGGCTCGCGGTCGCGATGAGCATGTATGCCTCGCTGACCAGCGCGGTAACCTACATGGGCCTGCCCGGCCTCGCCTATCGCAGCAACGTCACACTGCTGGCCGTGGCCATCGTCAGCCCGCTGCTCGCGCCGATCCTGATTTTTCTGTTCTACCCGGTCTACCGAAAGCTGAATATCACGACGTCGTATGAATACATCGGCATCCGCTTCGGTCCGGTCGCGCGCAAAACCGCCGCCGCGCTCTTCCTGCTGGCGCGACTCGGATGGATGGCCACCGTCATCTACGCGCCGGCGATGGCGCTCTCGATCGCCACCGGCCTGCCGCTGCTCGCCAGCATTCTGCTGATGGGCCTGCTGGCCACGCTCTACACCGTTGCGGGCGGACTGGCCGCCGTGCTCTGGACCGACGTCGTACAGTTCGTGATGCTCATCGGCGGCGCGATCTTTGTCGCCGGCGTACTGTGCGTGAAACATCCCGACGGCATGAGCGGCATCCTTTCGTTCGCGCATTCGCACGACCACCTGCAGCTCGACGGCTCGCTCAGCCTGTGGCGCATGACGCTCACCGGCGTGGCGATTTCCTTCTTCTTCCAAATGATGCAGGACTACGGAACCGACCAGGTAACCGTACAGCGGCTGCTTTCCACCAAAACCAAGGGCGGCATGGCGCGAGCCATCGCCTTCAATGCCGGCGTCGACTTCTGCATCATCAGTCTGCTGCTCTTTATTGGTCTCGGACTGTTTGCCTACTACGAGCTCAATCCGGGGCTGCTCCCGGAAACCATCAGCGGTGATAAAATTTTTCCGCACTTCATCATCAGCGCCCTTCCCTCCGGAATTTCCGGACTGCTGATCGCCGCCATTTTTGCGGCGGCCATGTCGAGCATGGACTCCGGCATCAACTCGATGGCGACCGTGGTGGTGCACGACTTTATCGGCGAAGGTAAGCGGCCCGTCCATCGTGCGCGAATCGTCACCGCGGTGCTCGGCGGGTTGGCGACCGGGCTTTCGGTCATGCTGTTTTTCGTGGCAAAGGCCGAAGGCATCATTAAAACCTTCGCGACGTTTATGGGGCTGTTCAGCGCACCGGTGCTCGCTCTGTTCCTGTTCGGACTGCTGACCAAGCGAGGCTCGTTTAAAGCGTGGCTGCCCGCCGCTGTGATCGGCATCATATTCACCTTCTGGCTCCAGCGCACCGAGGTTTCATGGATCTGGTATTTCCCGTTTGGCTTCGCCGCCACCTTCGTGCAGTCCGTGTTGTTTTCGTCTATTTCAGCGGGGTTTTCTCCTGATCCCAGACCGTCAGGTTTGTAA
- a CDS encoding tRNA dihydrouridine synthase — translation MEPTIDLWHVSDMHSPFLILAPMRGVTTMHYRKAFVRHFQGLDAEMAPFITTVPAEKINPKLLKDVLPENNSGLPLIPQLLGKDAAEFVNMAKALHDLGYEEINWNLGCPHKPVRNKGRGSGLLPHPEKIDALLETICAESPCNISVKVRLGISDKSDLLNLIPVLNRHPLSEVIIHPRTAEQMYDGSVDLDAFAEAYELIQHPVCYNGDIFTLAFFQALEPYCIGVHRFMLGRGLLANPFLCEQIKNGNPDIGNPIGRLKAFHDEVFENYRTVIDGDLPMLGKMKEFWRYPGQNLSNARKFLKKVKKCHRLTTYHEILDEYLADAEWTA, via the coding sequence TTGGAACCGACCATCGATTTATGGCATGTATCGGACATGCACAGTCCGTTTTTAATTCTAGCACCGATGCGGGGAGTCACCACGATGCACTACCGCAAGGCTTTCGTACGCCATTTCCAGGGCCTGGACGCCGAAATGGCGCCGTTCATCACCACTGTACCCGCAGAAAAGATCAACCCGAAGCTTTTGAAGGATGTTCTGCCGGAGAATAATTCCGGTCTGCCGCTGATTCCGCAGCTGCTCGGCAAAGACGCCGCCGAGTTTGTAAACATGGCCAAAGCCCTGCACGACCTCGGTTACGAAGAAATCAACTGGAACCTCGGCTGCCCGCATAAACCCGTCCGCAACAAAGGCCGCGGCTCCGGCCTGCTGCCGCACCCCGAAAAAATCGACGCCCTGCTCGAAACCATCTGCGCCGAAAGCCCGTGCAACATTTCCGTCAAAGTGCGACTCGGAATTTCGGACAAATCAGATCTGCTCAACCTGATTCCAGTGCTCAACCGCCATCCGCTCAGCGAAGTGATCATCCACCCGCGCACAGCGGAGCAAATGTATGACGGAAGCGTCGACCTCGACGCCTTCGCCGAAGCCTATGAACTCATCCAGCATCCCGTCTGCTACAACGGCGATATTTTCACCCTCGCCTTTTTCCAAGCATTGGAACCCTATTGCATAGGGGTGCATAGGTTTATGCTCGGCCGCGGACTGCTGGCGAATCCGTTTCTGTGCGAGCAGATCAAAAACGGGAATCCGGACATCGGAAACCCGATTGGCCGGCTGAAGGCGTTTCACGACGAGGTGTTTGAAAACTATCGCACCGTGATCGACGGCGATCTTCCAATGCTTGGAAAAATGAAAGAATTCTGGCGCTATCCGGGCCAGAATCTTTCCAATGCCCGGAAATTCCTGAAGAAGGTCAAAAAATGCCACCGCCTCACGACCTATCATGAAATCCTGGACGAATATCTGGCGGATGCGGAGTGGACGGCATGA
- the mvk gene encoding mevalonate kinase: MKAIAPGKLILSGEHSVVYDRPAVAMAIDRSVVATIEDADDDQVSFDLPDIQEHDSFTMLALQDFKRRAQTNYRLFLDGKLGIRDVLYKPVDLFKFGFITLLDGLHRSLDSGIVIQLKSNLPVGSGLGSSAAAVLSELRAVGHYLRVDFKPEWAYEFSLESEKLQHGHPSGVDSYISLYGGCAAFEQGKARSVPLPRMKMYLVETGSPETTTGECVVNVKQRFENDKIWSDFESVTREVESAVRENNDALMRSLLRENHRLLCRIGVVPQKVQQFVADVEAAGGAAKICGAGSTKGERGGVVLVLADFMPSALAEKYGYTVSPVRGDPLGTRIV; this comes from the coding sequence ATGAAAGCAATTGCTCCAGGCAAACTGATTCTCAGCGGCGAACATTCGGTTGTGTATGATCGGCCCGCCGTGGCGATGGCGATCGACCGCAGTGTGGTTGCCACCATTGAGGATGCCGATGATGATCAGGTATCGTTCGATCTGCCGGATATTCAGGAACACGATTCGTTCACGATGCTGGCCCTGCAGGATTTCAAACGGCGGGCACAGACCAACTACCGTTTGTTTCTTGATGGAAAGCTTGGAATTCGGGATGTGCTCTACAAGCCGGTCGACCTGTTTAAGTTTGGATTCATTACGTTGCTGGACGGGTTGCACCGTTCTCTCGACAGCGGCATTGTGATTCAGCTCAAATCCAACCTGCCGGTCGGCAGCGGTCTGGGCTCGTCTGCCGCCGCCGTGCTCAGCGAGCTGCGTGCGGTCGGACATTATCTGCGTGTCGATTTTAAACCGGAGTGGGCCTACGAGTTCAGCCTCGAATCCGAAAAGCTTCAGCACGGGCATCCCAGCGGCGTCGATTCCTACATTTCTCTCTACGGCGGGTGCGCTGCGTTTGAGCAGGGTAAAGCCCGTTCTGTTCCGCTCCCTCGCATGAAGATGTATCTGGTTGAAACCGGCAGTCCGGAAACGACTACCGGCGAATGCGTTGTAAATGTGAAGCAGCGTTTCGAAAACGATAAAATCTGGAGCGATTTTGAATCCGTTACCCGCGAGGTCGAAAGCGCAGTGCGCGAAAACAACGATGCGCTGATGCGTTCGCTTCTGCGTGAAAATCATCGCCTGCTTTGCCGCATCGGCGTGGTGCCGCAGAAAGTGCAGCAGTTTGTGGCCGATGTAGAAGCCGCCGGCGGCGCGGCAAAAATCTGTGGGGCAGGATCAACCAAAGGCGAACGCGGCGGCGTTGTGCTTGTGCTGGCCGACTTTATGCCGAGCGCGCTGGCCGAGAAATACGGCTATACCGTTTCGCCTGTTCGCGGCGATCCGCTGGGCACACGGATTGTCTGA
- a CDS encoding mevalonate kinase family protein — translation MNQLLIKTSAPGSLMLLGEHAVLHGRRALVCAIDRRMTVSLSPLAKPVLKIDSALGQYESPLADLADHPDFRFVLDAVKQYPLERGIELKIESEFSSDIGFGSSAAVTVATHAALIGNIQNKIDLFKRALATVHRVQGRGSGSDVAASVFGGVVAYRADPQEIHPVCEEFPLTAVYSGSKMKTVDVIRYLEEKRAHNADYFERIFDRMDASVGEVMEDFSRLGDMLVLNQKLMAEMGLCNAALADIIQRFGEQKVPAKISGSGLGDCAIGLGDFPESGTYKKYALRVVTQGVQLD, via the coding sequence ATGAACCAATTGTTAATCAAAACATCAGCACCTGGATCGTTAATGTTGCTTGGCGAACATGCTGTGCTGCACGGTCGGCGCGCGCTGGTGTGCGCGATTGATCGGCGCATGACCGTTTCGCTCTCGCCGCTCGCCAAGCCCGTTTTGAAAATTGATTCCGCGCTGGGGCAGTACGAATCGCCGCTCGCCGATTTGGCAGACCATCCCGATTTCCGTTTTGTGCTCGATGCGGTAAAGCAGTATCCGCTGGAGCGGGGGATTGAGTTGAAAATCGAATCCGAGTTTTCAAGCGACATCGGATTCGGATCATCCGCTGCAGTCACAGTGGCGACGCACGCTGCGCTGATCGGAAACATTCAAAACAAAATCGATCTGTTTAAGCGGGCGCTGGCGACGGTTCATCGGGTGCAGGGGCGAGGATCAGGATCGGACGTCGCGGCCAGCGTTTTTGGAGGCGTGGTTGCCTACCGCGCAGACCCGCAGGAAATTCATCCGGTCTGCGAGGAGTTTCCGCTGACTGCGGTTTATTCCGGCTCCAAAATGAAGACGGTCGACGTGATCCGTTATCTCGAAGAAAAACGAGCTCACAATGCGGATTACTTTGAGAGGATTTTTGACCGCATGGATGCCAGCGTCGGCGAGGTGATGGAAGATTTTTCGCGACTGGGCGACATGCTGGTTCTCAATCAGAAGCTGATGGCTGAGATGGGGCTCTGTAACGCCGCGCTGGCGGACATTATTCAGCGGTTCGGCGAGCAGAAGGTTCCGGCCAAGATATCCGGATCCGGCCTCGGCGACTGTGCCATCGGCCTGGGCGACTTCCCGGAGTCCGGGACGTATAAAAAATACGCCCTGCGTGTGGTCACACAGGGCGTACAGCTGGATTAG
- the gltA gene encoding NADPH-dependent glutamate synthase: MTYIPAEKLAADAENVLNDLNARTEPLTPKDRMAIPMQEMPSQDPMVRRSNMEEVAIGYTPAQARIEAERCLQCKTAPCVKGCPVSINIPGFIKAIAEGDNKKAVDVIKESSLLPAVCGRVCPQEAQCQAPCTVGKALKSVDQAVSIGRLERFVADWEREQGLVEKPTVKPATGKKVGIIGTGPAGLTVAADVRREGHDVVLFEAFHKPGGVMVYGIPEFRLPKAIVQKEIDTLLAMGCELRTNFVIGRTRKITDLLEQDGFDALFIGTGAGLPRFMNIEGENLVGVYSANEYLTRSNLMRAYDKERAQTPIFESEKVAVLGGGNVAMDAARTAVRLGAKEVHLIYRRTEAEMPARVEEIAHAKEEGVIFHFLENPKRILSDEKGWVSGVECLRYELGEPDDSGRRRPIAIEGSEFEIDLDTVIVAIGNDSNPLIRQTTPGLDTNKWGNIVADENGKTSLSRVFAGGDIVLGAATVILAMGEGRKAAKAMNEMLAKD; encoded by the coding sequence ATGACTTATATTCCCGCCGAAAAACTGGCCGCTGATGCCGAAAACGTACTGAACGATCTCAACGCCCGCACGGAACCGCTGACCCCGAAAGACCGAATGGCCATTCCGATGCAGGAAATGCCTTCGCAGGATCCGATGGTGCGGCGCTCCAATATGGAAGAAGTCGCCATCGGCTATACGCCCGCTCAGGCACGCATCGAAGCCGAGCGCTGCCTGCAGTGCAAAACCGCACCCTGCGTAAAAGGCTGCCCGGTCAGCATCAATATTCCCGGTTTTATCAAAGCGATCGCCGAAGGCGACAACAAGAAAGCCGTCGATGTCATCAAAGAAAGCAGCCTGCTGCCCGCAGTCTGCGGCCGCGTCTGCCCGCAGGAGGCGCAGTGCCAGGCGCCCTGCACGGTCGGCAAAGCACTCAAATCGGTCGACCAGGCGGTCAGCATCGGACGTCTCGAACGCTTTGTCGCAGACTGGGAACGGGAGCAGGGACTGGTTGAAAAGCCGACCGTAAAACCGGCAACCGGCAAAAAAGTCGGCATCATCGGCACCGGCCCCGCCGGACTGACCGTCGCCGCCGACGTCCGCCGCGAAGGCCACGACGTAGTTCTTTTCGAAGCGTTTCACAAACCGGGCGGCGTAATGGTATACGGCATTCCGGAATTCCGCCTGCCCAAAGCCATCGTGCAGAAAGAGATCGATACCCTGCTGGCCATGGGCTGCGAGCTGCGTACCAACTTTGTGATCGGCCGCACGCGTAAGATTACCGACCTGCTCGAGCAGGACGGGTTCGACGCGCTCTTCATCGGAACCGGCGCCGGCCTGCCGCGCTTCATGAACATCGAGGGCGAAAACCTTGTCGGCGTCTACTCCGCCAACGAATACCTGACCCGCTCGAACCTGATGCGCGCCTACGACAAAGAACGGGCACAAACCCCCATCTTTGAATCGGAAAAAGTCGCCGTGCTCGGCGGCGGCAACGTCGCCATGGATGCCGCACGCACCGCTGTACGCCTCGGCGCCAAAGAGGTCCACCTGATCTATCGCCGCACCGAAGCAGAAATGCCGGCGCGTGTGGAAGAGATTGCCCACGCCAAGGAAGAAGGCGTTATCTTCCACTTCCTCGAAAATCCCAAACGGATTCTGAGCGATGAAAAGGGCTGGGTGAGCGGCGTCGAATGCCTGCGTTACGAACTGGGCGAACCCGACGATTCGGGCCGTCGCCGTCCGATCGCCATTGAGGGCAGCGAGTTCGAAATCGATCTCGACACAGTGATTGTCGCCATCGGAAACGACTCCAACCCGCTCATTCGCCAAACCACGCCCGGCCTCGATACCAACAAGTGGGGCAACATTGTCGCGGATGAAAACGGAAAAACCTCGCTCAGCCGCGTCTTTGCCGGCGGCGACATCGTCCTCGGCGCAGCAACGGTCATCCTCGCAATGGGTGAAGGCCGCAAAGCCGCAAAGGCGATGAATGAAATGCTGGCCAAGGACTAA